The following is a genomic window from Saccharicrinis carchari.
ATAAAATCATATACCACCTCATTATCGATGTGATATGGAACGAGCTGCGCGTGAATAGAACCCATGGTTAGCAAGGCAAACAACATAATGTGCAGTGGAGGAAGCAGCTGTTTTTTTAATATCATAGGTTGTTTAAATATGCTCAGAATTTTCTATAGCTGTAGCGTCTTAATTTAGCATGCTTTTTTATACTTGCCTTTTAGTACCTTATTATATATTTCCAGTAGGCGTTGTGAAATAATATCCACGTCCATGTCTTTCACTTTATCTCTGCCCTTAGTTCTCTTTCCAAAATGCAATGCGGTATCCAATGCCCGGGCTATTTCTTCCGGATCGTCGGGAACAATAAAGCACCCATCTATGCCTTGGGTAATATCGGCCACATCGCCCACATCGGTAGATACGATAGGTAACGAACAAGCCATGGCTTCCTTAATTACGTTGGGCGAACCTTCCCATTTGGAGGTAAGTAACAGTACATCGGCAGCATAATAATAGGAGGGTACCTTGTCTATCTCCACATTGTTTACGATGGTCAACTCCACATCCTCGGTGTTGATGTGCGAAAAGGCTTCGCGCGCCAGGGCAAAGTTTTTTTCTTTTCGTTGCGGATCCGAAACCCACAGCACGTGCGCCGAGGAGTTAAAACCTGCCTGGCTGCGGGCTATCTCCCGGTCTATGGGTTTAAAGCGGCTGAAATTAATGCCGTTGGGAATGATTTGGGCATGGCGGATTCGGAGATTGTTGTACATTTTTTGGGATTTGACAATCGTAAAATCCCAAAAAAGCCGGGCAAACAAAGCGGTGCTCCATGAGGCCATTTTTTCCAGACGGTAATCGGAGCCCATTAGTGAAACAACCAAAGGTTTTGAACTTGCAAAAGCACAGGTGATACCTGAATAGCCAAACTGGGCATGTACAATATCATAATTACCCGCATTAATAAATTTTCGGAGTTTAACTATGTGCTTTAAATAAGGCCAATAGCCTACGCCAGTAATATCGTAGTAATCAACTGTGCAACCTATTTGCTCCAGCGATTCTCCCTGGGTCGTCACCAAATGTGTGCGAGCCTGAATGTCCTGACTACTGTATACAAAAAGAATTTTTAGCTTATTCAAATCCACTGTTCATTAGTTATACAAGTGTAAAAATAGCAATATTAGTTGTAAAACAAGGGTAGGATAAGCCTAATTGTAATAACAAGCTATTAATGAAACTTTAAAGCAATGCTTTTCGTACCAAATACTTTTAATCGTATAAACTTATACAGAACTTTTGAATCGTTATAGCATGAAAAAACTTCTACTAACACTGACTGTATTATTTTTTTGGAGCAGTAATTATGCCCAGGAAATTGCACAAAAAAAAGAAAGTACATTCAAGGGCATTAAAAAAGTGATGGTAAACGCCGATTTTTGTACCTTAAAAATGATAGGGTATAATAAGCAAGAACTTACTTTTACAGGTATCATCAAATCAAACGAAAACCAGGAAGCTTATCAAATTAAGATTAGTCAGGAGCAGGATATTTTGCATGTAAATGTGGTTAAGCCCGAAGAGTGGATCTCGCACTGGGGGGAGCTTACCCTGATGTTACCCCAAGGGATAAGCGTGGATGCTGTATCCCAATCGGGAAAAATAGAAGTAAATGATTTGCAAGAGCTTAATTTAAGTGTTCGCTCAGAATCGGGGCATATAGTCATTAATTCGGTACAAGGAACAGTTGCTGTTAACACGGGTGTAGGCAACCTAAGTGTAAGTGATTTCACGGGAGACCTTAAAAGTAATACTAAAACAGGTAATGTGAAGGTGGAAAGCTTAAAAGGGAATTGCAATATCTCTTGTTATAATGGCGCAATAGCTATATCGGATGTGCAAGGTAAACTTAGCGTTCAGGGAGGTACAGGCAACCAGGAGGTGGAAAAAGTGGATGGAGATATCAACTTAAAGTCAAGCAGCGGCCACATGAAGCTGTCTAATGCCAAAGGAAACATTTTGTGTAAAACATTTAATGGTAACTTAAAATTGTTCAATGTTGAAGGTGCTTATACCATACAAAGCTCAAAGGGTAATATTGTGGGCACACGAGTGGCATTTACCACCTCTTCGTCGTTTACAACCACCGAAGGAAATGTTAAAATACAGATGGATACGAAAAGCAACCTGGCGTTTGAGTTAAAATCGGATAATTCTTTTTTGAGAGCCTTAGGCAAATCCAGGAAAAAATCTTTGAAGATAGGCAAAGGTGATATCCTTATTACCGGAAATAGTACTACGGGTAGCCAGGCCTATTATTAAACTAACATAGCTATCCCGTTTTTCTGCGGGATAGCTATTGAGTTTTCTCCTCGAGAAAGCGTCTCTAAAACAGTTTCTTGGCAAGGCTTTTATCTAAAGCTTGTTTATGCAGCATTATGGCTACCGTGTTCATGCGCAGGTATTCCTCCGACATGTACACATATCCCCCGTAGGGATTATTTTCTGTGCCCCAGCTATTTTTGGTTTTAAAATAAAGTATTCCGTTTTTGTCTTTGGCCATTCCTACAATATGCATCAGGTGGTCGTCGGTAGCCCGCCACGAATAAAAAGCCTTTTGGCGATCTGTTTGTGTTACATGCTTCTCAAATTGTGGGGTAAAGCCTTGGGATTCATCTAAGGGGATAAAGGCTACTCCTTCTTTATGCGAAAAGAAATCCTCCGTTACATCACCGTCCCAAACAATAGAATAACCGTTATCTAAAGCATGCTTCATAGTGGCAATCAATTCATCAATGGGCACGTTATAATACCTGTCATGCGACCAGTTGTCGGGTATTTCTAAATCAAAAGGTTTGTAAAATGGATGATGGGTGTAGGAGCTAAGCTCCACATAGTTGTTTTTATCAATTCCCAGCCCCTGGGCATATTCTACCGGTGAGTAGTTCCTGTTGTTAAAACGCACTTGCGTTGGGGTTTTACCCATATAATTAATGAGTACCGATTGAATATTCTTAAACCAAACATCCGAGGGTGAAGCTTCTTTTTGTGCGATGTAACCATCCAACAGTGCTCTTAAGGCGGTCTCCATTTCGCTGTGGTTGTGTTTTTGTGAGGTGTCCGGGATGCCATAGTAATAGTTTTCGGGCACAAGACCGTGTGTCTGCACCACATTCATCACATCGTGTGCCTGACCACCCTGACTAAAATTGCCCATGCCGTGCAGCAAAACAAACTGTCTGGCTTTTTTCTGATATACGTGCTTAACAATAAACATTTCTGATAGATCCAGCTCCGGTCCACCCATTCGCATTATTTCCGATTCGATAAAGGATATCGTGGCGTAGGCCCAGCAAGTACCTGTTTTGTCTTGACTTTTAACCGCTGTAGTTTTAATTACTGTTTCGGATCCAAAAACAAATTTTTCTTGTGCTGCTAATGTGAACGACCAAAGGCATGCAAATGCCAGAATTACATATTTTAATGATTTCATAGGATATGATACTTTTAAAACAAGGAGCAAAATAACAAAAATTTATTGAGGGAAGAAAACAATAACAAATGGTAGAAATGCTTGGCTACAAAAGAGGTGTAAGCAAAATTAGGAGTAAAAACAGGAGTTTGAACGGCGATACGATTCCAAAACTAAAGGCCCATTGGCCTATCTCAACTAATGTATTAATTTAAGATTATTAATGGCTATTGCAGCTTAGTTATCATTTGTATTTAGGGCTTTTACCGCCTTAGGAAATTCAATTTTTAAAAAACAAAGCCGCCAGAAAAAAAATCTGACGGCTCTGCTTCATTCATATCTAATTGTACTTCGAGTTTTACTTATATTCCTGCCAGCTTTTAATCTTAATACCTTCGATATCCATATTACAAAATGCATTAATAAAAGCGCTAGCTAATCGGGCATTGG
Proteins encoded in this region:
- a CDS encoding glycosyltransferase, giving the protein MNKLKILFVYSSQDIQARTHLVTTQGESLEQIGCTVDYYDITGVGYWPYLKHIVKLRKFINAGNYDIVHAQFGYSGITCAFASSKPLVVSLMGSDYRLEKMASWSTALFARLFWDFTIVKSQKMYNNLRIRHAQIIPNGINFSRFKPIDREIARSQAGFNSSAHVLWVSDPQRKEKNFALAREAFSHINTEDVELTIVNNVEIDKVPSYYYAADVLLLTSKWEGSPNVIKEAMACSLPIVSTDVGDVADITQGIDGCFIVPDDPEEIARALDTALHFGKRTKGRDKVKDMDVDIISQRLLEIYNKVLKGKYKKAC
- a CDS encoding DUF4097 family beta strand repeat-containing protein is translated as MKKLLLTLTVLFFWSSNYAQEIAQKKESTFKGIKKVMVNADFCTLKMIGYNKQELTFTGIIKSNENQEAYQIKISQEQDILHVNVVKPEEWISHWGELTLMLPQGISVDAVSQSGKIEVNDLQELNLSVRSESGHIVINSVQGTVAVNTGVGNLSVSDFTGDLKSNTKTGNVKVESLKGNCNISCYNGAIAISDVQGKLSVQGGTGNQEVEKVDGDINLKSSSGHMKLSNAKGNILCKTFNGNLKLFNVEGAYTIQSSKGNIVGTRVAFTTSSSFTTTEGNVKIQMDTKSNLAFELKSDNSFLRALGKSRKKSLKIGKGDILITGNSTTGSQAYY
- a CDS encoding C1 family peptidase gives rise to the protein MKSLKYVILAFACLWSFTLAAQEKFVFGSETVIKTTAVKSQDKTGTCWAYATISFIESEIMRMGGPELDLSEMFIVKHVYQKKARQFVLLHGMGNFSQGGQAHDVMNVVQTHGLVPENYYYGIPDTSQKHNHSEMETALRALLDGYIAQKEASPSDVWFKNIQSVLINYMGKTPTQVRFNNRNYSPVEYAQGLGIDKNNYVELSSYTHHPFYKPFDLEIPDNWSHDRYYNVPIDELIATMKHALDNGYSIVWDGDVTEDFFSHKEGVAFIPLDESQGFTPQFEKHVTQTDRQKAFYSWRATDDHLMHIVGMAKDKNGILYFKTKNSWGTENNPYGGYVYMSEEYLRMNTVAIMLHKQALDKSLAKKLF